A stretch of the Filimonas lacunae genome encodes the following:
- a CDS encoding winged helix-turn-helix domain-containing protein: MNNPIAHLNKVFDSRVRFGIMSTLLMSDEINFNELKELMAVTDGNLASHIRTLEDCGYLEVKKGFTGKKPHTTYVVTVAGEQALKVHLDALEKVIRSVGGFFLFLYFVSKSTLL, from the coding sequence ATGAACAATCCGATAGCACATCTGAATAAAGTTTTCGACAGTAGGGTTCGTTTTGGAATCATGAGCACATTACTGATGAGCGATGAAATAAATTTTAATGAATTGAAAGAACTGATGGCGGTTACAGATGGTAACCTGGCCAGTCATATACGAACATTGGAGGATTGTGGTTACCTGGAAGTTAAAAAAGGATTTACGGGCAAAAAGCCCCATACCACCTATGTGGTTACTGTAGCAGGCGAGCAGGCATTGAAAGTGCACCTGGATGCGCTGGAAAAGGTAATTCGTTCCGTAGGTGGCTTTTTTTTGTTTTTATACTTTGTATCTAAAAGTACTTTATTATAA
- a CDS encoding ferritin-like domain-containing protein, with product MKTTEQWITHFQNNALQQRVNWKQQPVLSAIEKDTIGRSLQAWQLGETSDGSHLLKAATAYATKFNDPAYVEAVKLFIKEEQKHGNNLGTYLDRIGVPRVKKDWGDTLFRKIRYLNSNIELWTLAVITVESTAQLFYQSMRDATGCALLKQVCSDILIDEAYHIDFQTERLRNLFRSKTPFWRAVSRWLYYPFFFSTAIVVWLGHRKLLTAGGNTFEKYMYRMKCKYNRIAGRVFKTRTLFQYHSISSYPHVQ from the coding sequence ATGAAAACAACGGAGCAATGGATTACGCATTTCCAGAATAATGCCCTGCAGCAAAGGGTGAACTGGAAGCAACAACCTGTTCTTTCTGCAATAGAAAAAGATACCATTGGCCGCTCACTACAGGCCTGGCAGTTGGGCGAAACTTCTGATGGCAGTCATTTATTGAAGGCGGCTACTGCTTATGCCACAAAGTTTAACGATCCTGCTTATGTAGAAGCGGTAAAGTTGTTTATTAAAGAAGAGCAGAAGCATGGGAATAACCTGGGAACATATTTAGACAGGATAGGGGTACCACGTGTTAAAAAAGACTGGGGCGACACATTATTCCGGAAAATCAGGTATCTTAATAGCAATATAGAGCTTTGGACGCTGGCTGTGATAACTGTTGAAAGCACAGCACAGTTGTTTTATCAATCTATGCGGGATGCTACAGGCTGTGCCTTATTAAAACAGGTTTGCAGCGATATCCTGATTGACGAAGCTTATCATATTGATTTCCAGACGGAGCGGCTACGTAACCTGTTCAGAAGCAAAACACCCTTTTGGAGAGCGGTAAGCCGTTGGTTGTATTATCCGTTTTTCTTTTCCACTGCGATTGTTGTTTGGTTAGGCCATAGAAAACTGTTAACTGCAGGCGGCAATACTTTTGAAAAGTATATGTACAGGATGAAGTGTAAGTATAACAGGATTGCCGGCCGTGTTTTTAAAACCAGAACACTATTTCAATATCACAGTATAAGCAGCTATCCTCATGTACAGTAA
- a CDS encoding diacylglycerol kinase family protein, with translation MYSKQTFLSSVLNALNGLFFFITKERNARIQLTAAAVAVTASVLLRISAMQWIIVLTCIGAVLCLEMVNTSVEKLCDVVHKEYHPEIRWVKDIAAAAVLLAALVSVIAGAIIFIPKMLSLI, from the coding sequence ATGTACAGTAAACAAACATTTTTATCCTCTGTGCTCAATGCCCTTAACGGGCTGTTCTTTTTCATTACCAAAGAAAGGAATGCACGCATTCAGCTGACAGCTGCTGCGGTGGCGGTTACAGCATCTGTGCTATTGCGGATATCGGCCATGCAGTGGATAATAGTGCTTACCTGCATTGGTGCTGTGTTATGCCTGGAAATGGTAAACACTTCCGTAGAGAAATTGTGTGATGTAGTACATAAAGAATACCATCCCGAAATAAGATGGGTAAAAGATATTGCCGCTGCTGCTGTATTGTTGGCTGCACTGGTGAGTGTGATTGCGGGGGCCATCATTTTTATACCTAAAATGCTTTCATTGATATGA
- a CDS encoding DUF1361 domain-containing protein, protein MIKKLTPLEKMLALSILFNMLLLAVRFYFMRELTYGFYVWNTFLAVLPLFFSRMLAKVEKCNLKAIVLIGCWLSFFPNAPYMVTDLFHYVDNPPVPQWYDLLIVVLAAWNGLLLGIVSLMQVEHFLMRHLKRTWVQVIVVASCALCGYGVYIGRYLRYNTWDTLTNPGRLLADIARSVLRPHQHTMTWAFTILFGLMFGIVYFTLKELREKRVSVEER, encoded by the coding sequence ATGATAAAGAAACTTACACCATTGGAAAAAATGCTGGCACTGTCTATCCTGTTTAACATGCTGTTGCTGGCGGTACGATTTTATTTTATGCGTGAGCTCACCTATGGCTTTTATGTATGGAATACGTTTCTGGCAGTGCTGCCCTTGTTTTTTAGCCGCATGTTGGCAAAGGTGGAGAAATGCAACCTGAAAGCTATTGTGTTGATCGGCTGCTGGTTATCATTTTTCCCCAATGCACCTTATATGGTCACTGATCTGTTTCACTATGTAGATAATCCGCCTGTTCCGCAATGGTACGATCTGTTGATAGTGGTGCTGGCTGCATGGAATGGCTTGTTACTGGGCATTGTGTCGCTGATGCAGGTGGAGCATTTTCTGATGCGGCATCTGAAACGGACCTGGGTGCAGGTGATAGTAGTGGCAAGCTGTGCTTTATGCGGTTACGGAGTATATATTGGGCGGTACCTGCGCTATAATACCTGGGACACGTTAACCAATCCGGGAAGGTTGCTGGCAGATATTGCACGTTCTGTTCTCAGGCCCCATCAACATACTATGACCTGGGCATTTACTATCCTGTTTGGACTGATGTTTGGCATTGTATACTTTACTCTGAAAGAGTTGCGTGAAAAAAGAGTGTCTGTAGAAGAGCGATAG